Proteins from one Mycobacterium sp. SMC-2 genomic window:
- a CDS encoding SDR family NAD(P)-dependent oxidoreductase, with amino-acid sequence MRIIITGGNSGVGRAAATALAAEGHEVLIACRTVSKGEEAAATMSGRVEVHQLDLADLASVRRFAESINVADVLINNAGVLGLPLTRTVDGFEAHMGTNHLGHFALTCLLGERIRDRVVVVASSNYAMATLHLDDLNWHRRRYNTWAAYGESKLANLLFVCELVRRGRTAYAADPGMVDSGITRNGSGLLQWAGRVLSPHIAQRPSNGARSTIQAVHTNLPNGTYIAPRGLAHQWGKPKPTKLLAKARDPESARRLWELSAELTGCDWPTG; translated from the coding sequence GTGCGCATCATCATCACCGGCGGAAACAGCGGTGTGGGCCGGGCGGCGGCGACCGCGTTGGCGGCCGAGGGTCATGAGGTGCTCATCGCGTGCCGCACCGTGAGCAAGGGCGAGGAGGCCGCCGCCACGATGAGCGGCCGCGTCGAGGTCCACCAGCTCGATCTCGCTGATCTCGCCAGCGTGCGACGATTCGCCGAATCCATCAACGTCGCTGACGTTTTGATCAACAACGCCGGCGTCCTCGGCCTGCCGCTCACGCGGACCGTTGACGGGTTCGAGGCGCACATGGGCACTAACCACCTCGGCCACTTCGCCCTGACGTGTCTGCTCGGTGAGCGCATCCGTGACCGCGTCGTCGTGGTGGCCAGTAGCAACTATGCGATGGCGACGCTGCACCTCGACGACCTGAATTGGCACCGCCGGCGATACAACACGTGGGCGGCCTACGGCGAATCGAAACTGGCCAACCTGCTGTTCGTCTGCGAATTGGTTCGACGGGGCCGCACCGCTTATGCGGCCGATCCAGGCATGGTTGACTCCGGTATCACCAGGAACGGCTCGGGCCTGCTGCAGTGGGCAGGCAGAGTACTGTCGCCGCACATCGCTCAACGCCCCAGCAACGGAGCGCGGTCGACCATCCAGGCCGTCCACACCAATCTGCCCAACGGGACCTACATTGCACCTCGCGGGCTCGCCCACCAGTGGGGCAAGCCCAAGCCGACCAAGCTGCTCGCCAAGGCTCGCGATCCAGAAAGCGCTCGACGGCTGTGGGAGCTCTCCGCCGAGCTGACCGGTTGTGACTGGCCCACCGGCTGA
- a CDS encoding TIGR03619 family F420-dependent LLM class oxidoreductase — protein sequence MRFAVYLPNCMNVAAITQPWEQHLTGQDIARVAQTAERLGYSMVFLPEHYLTPTGHVELSGNHYFDATTAQAFIAGATSTITIGSMVTILPLHNPVIAAKSIATLDWFSGGRSQVTVGVGWLKEEYDAVGVPFAKRGRIADETLAAMFELWHSDSPSFEGEFVSFDEVAFGPKPVSRPHPVVWMGGDADAVLRRAARYGDGWAPWLTKPEELPAKMDYLRTQPGFDGRPFSLFYSLAVLSIGQEHAVIDDPNAQFGQSAQQVIDNCCKLAEFGVTDTWVNPPALDDFNAYLDHMQWVAEEVIPKVD from the coding sequence ATGAGATTCGCTGTCTATCTCCCAAACTGCATGAATGTCGCAGCGATCACGCAGCCATGGGAGCAGCACCTCACGGGGCAGGACATCGCCCGGGTTGCGCAGACGGCCGAGCGCTTGGGCTATTCGATGGTGTTCCTGCCCGAGCATTACCTGACGCCCACCGGGCACGTCGAGCTGTCCGGCAACCATTACTTCGATGCCACAACCGCCCAGGCGTTCATCGCCGGCGCCACATCGACGATCACCATCGGTTCGATGGTGACCATCCTTCCCCTGCACAATCCCGTCATCGCGGCCAAGTCCATCGCGACGCTGGACTGGTTCAGCGGCGGCCGGTCCCAGGTCACCGTGGGCGTGGGGTGGCTCAAGGAGGAATACGACGCGGTCGGCGTCCCGTTCGCCAAGCGAGGCCGCATCGCCGATGAGACCCTGGCCGCGATGTTTGAGCTCTGGCACAGCGACAGCCCTAGCTTCGAGGGCGAATTCGTCAGCTTCGACGAAGTGGCCTTCGGACCCAAGCCGGTCAGCCGACCCCACCCCGTCGTGTGGATGGGCGGCGACGCCGACGCGGTGCTGCGACGCGCCGCACGGTACGGGGACGGCTGGGCGCCCTGGCTGACCAAGCCCGAGGAACTGCCCGCCAAGATGGACTACCTGCGCACTCAGCCCGGCTTCGACGGCCGGCCATTCTCGCTGTTCTACAGTCTCGCGGTGCTGTCCATCGGCCAGGAGCACGCCGTCATCGACGATCCGAACGCGCAGTTCGGCCAGAGCGCGCAGCAGGTGATCGACAACTGCTGCAAGCTCGCCGAATTCGGCGTCACCGACACCTGGGTCAATCCGCCTGCACTCGACGACTTCAACGCGTACCTCGACCACATGCAGTGGGTCGCCGAAGAAGTGATCCCCAAAGTGGATTGA
- a CDS encoding cytochrome P450, translating to MVDVTREAEFSVDALPFSEDRARAWRELHERGEVVRSGEQAVMASAAAADFAAKHPEIFSSARAFDRIGSPVPMVPIAIDPPDHTRFRRLLDPFFSPRKMAERESELRKQAGELIDAIKIKGECEFVADLAVPFPSQVFLTLFGLPLEDRDRLVRWKDSILQFTDPGSAEPTPEVLQHALELYTYLSEHIAERRSNTDGDDLLSELIHLHDEGGMTDAEILGLCFLFVLAGLDTVTAALGFSFARLGVDAEMRAKIAGDYSLIPYFIEEQLRVDPPVPFAPRVATQDVEVAGSFVAKDTDVLISYGCANHDPQQYGEVDQVHLEKCPPHFAFGRGPHRCLGSHLARLELRLILEEWHNRIPDYRLADGAEPKVPWPNGTLSLDAVPLVIS from the coding sequence ATGGTCGACGTCACCAGGGAAGCGGAGTTCAGCGTCGATGCCCTTCCCTTCAGCGAGGATCGCGCCCGCGCCTGGCGAGAGCTGCACGAACGCGGCGAGGTGGTTCGAAGCGGGGAACAGGCCGTCATGGCCAGTGCAGCGGCCGCCGATTTCGCGGCCAAGCATCCCGAGATCTTCTCGTCAGCAAGGGCTTTCGACCGCATTGGCAGTCCGGTGCCGATGGTTCCGATCGCGATCGACCCACCCGACCACACCCGGTTCCGGCGCCTGCTGGATCCGTTCTTCAGTCCGCGCAAGATGGCCGAGCGCGAGTCCGAGTTGCGTAAACAGGCCGGCGAGCTGATCGATGCGATCAAGATCAAGGGGGAGTGCGAATTCGTCGCGGATCTGGCTGTTCCCTTCCCCTCCCAGGTCTTCCTGACCTTGTTCGGGCTGCCGCTGGAGGATCGCGACAGGCTGGTGCGGTGGAAGGATTCCATCCTGCAATTCACCGATCCGGGCAGCGCCGAGCCGACGCCGGAGGTGCTTCAGCATGCCCTGGAGCTCTACACCTACCTCAGCGAGCACATCGCCGAGCGACGTTCCAACACCGACGGCGACGATCTGCTGTCCGAGTTGATCCACCTGCACGACGAAGGCGGTATGACCGACGCCGAAATACTCGGTCTGTGTTTTCTTTTCGTGCTGGCGGGGTTGGACACCGTCACCGCCGCACTCGGCTTCTCGTTTGCCCGCCTCGGGGTCGATGCCGAGATGCGGGCCAAGATCGCGGGCGATTACTCGCTGATCCCGTACTTCATCGAGGAGCAGTTGCGCGTCGATCCGCCGGTGCCGTTCGCCCCCCGCGTTGCTACCCAAGACGTCGAGGTCGCCGGCAGCTTCGTGGCCAAGGACACCGATGTGCTGATCAGTTACGGTTGCGCCAACCATGATCCGCAGCAGTACGGCGAAGTTGACCAGGTCCATCTCGAAAAGTGTCCACCGCACTTCGCGTTCGGCCGCGGTCCGCACCGGTGCCTCGGCTCCCACTTGGCGCGGCTGGAGCTGCGGCTAATCCTCGAGGAATGGCACAATCGGATCCCCGACTACCGGCTCGCCGACGGTGCCGAACCAAAGGTGCCGTGGCCCAACGGCACGCTCAGCCTCGACGCGGTCCCGCTGGTCATCAGCTGA
- a CDS encoding TetR family transcriptional regulator — protein MARGDRSPRNEHADRTRSALLDAALDLFSAHGYDEITTEEIAEAAGVSPRTFFRYFPTKESVLFSGEYDFIHAFSAVYLGRDESLSDYEAMAESFALLAPGLKRIRKRIGQYHEAVASSLVLLGREHRNHDANAHTVARVIAERRGLPSPDGECRLLAAIGMMLVDRAIKQWLSAPNTGLDDLIRQEFAALPALVK, from the coding sequence ATGGCGCGGGGCGATCGTTCGCCGCGAAACGAACATGCGGACCGGACCAGGTCGGCGCTGCTCGATGCCGCCCTGGACCTCTTCAGCGCACATGGCTACGACGAGATCACCACCGAGGAAATCGCCGAGGCCGCGGGAGTGTCGCCGCGGACGTTCTTTCGCTACTTCCCCACGAAGGAGTCGGTGCTGTTCTCCGGGGAATACGATTTCATCCACGCCTTCAGCGCGGTCTATCTCGGCCGGGACGAGTCCTTGTCGGACTACGAGGCGATGGCGGAGTCGTTCGCCCTACTGGCACCGGGGCTCAAGCGCATCCGAAAGCGGATCGGTCAGTATCATGAGGCGGTCGCGTCATCGCTGGTGCTACTCGGGCGCGAGCACAGGAACCACGACGCCAATGCCCACACCGTGGCGAGGGTGATCGCCGAGCGGCGCGGGCTGCCGTCCCCCGACGGCGAGTGCCGACTGCTCGCAGCGATCGGCATGATGCTCGTAGACCGCGCCATCAAGCAATGGTTGTCGGCCCCTAATACCGGGCTCGACGATCTCATCCGGCAAGAGTTCGCCGCGCTGCCCGCGCTGGTGAAGTGA
- a CDS encoding IS110 family transposase, translated as MKRKQAPVPEEIPDAEHELVIERVCAVDVAKAFGKVCVRTPRERRRVSKVWDVEATTGAVSELAAQLTELGIEKVTIESTSDYWRIWYYLLEAAGLDVQLVNARDVKNVPGRPKTDKLDAVWLAKLTEKGLLRPSFVPPAPIRQLRDYTRLRVDLTRERSRYWQRLEKLLEDALIKLSSVASTLNTLSARDIIEALIAGERDPRRLADLARARMKTKRPALIKALDGRFDDHHGELARMLLDQIDTLTAQIDTLTTRIDDLLVAAQPSENDSGGNPTGHTTAGSGLSTVERLEEIPGIGSTGAQIILAEIGLDMTQFPTAAHLVSWAKLCPRTIQSGPVTRGGKTGKGNPYLKGALGEAAAAAAKTDTFLGERYRRIVKRRGKLKALVAVARSILVIVWQLLSDPSARFRDLGSDYHTSRINVERRMRNHIAQLTALGYRVTVEPAA; from the coding sequence TTGAAACGGAAACAGGCGCCGGTGCCGGAGGAGATTCCCGACGCCGAGCACGAGTTGGTCATCGAGCGGGTGTGCGCCGTCGACGTGGCCAAGGCGTTCGGCAAGGTGTGCGTGCGCACTCCGCGGGAGCGTCGGCGGGTCAGCAAGGTCTGGGACGTGGAGGCCACCACGGGTGCAGTCAGCGAGCTGGCCGCCCAGCTCACCGAGCTGGGTATCGAGAAGGTCACGATCGAGTCGACGTCGGACTATTGGCGGATCTGGTATTACCTGCTGGAGGCGGCCGGGCTCGACGTGCAGCTGGTTAACGCCCGTGATGTGAAGAACGTGCCGGGACGGCCCAAAACGGACAAGCTCGATGCAGTTTGGCTGGCCAAGCTGACCGAGAAAGGGCTGCTGCGACCGTCGTTCGTGCCGCCGGCCCCGATCCGGCAGCTACGTGACTACACCCGGCTGCGGGTGGATCTGACCCGGGAACGGTCCCGATACTGGCAGCGGCTGGAGAAACTGCTCGAAGACGCCCTAATCAAGCTGTCGTCGGTGGCCTCCACGCTCAACACGCTCTCGGCGCGAGACATCATCGAAGCATTGATCGCCGGCGAACGTGACCCCCGCCGGCTCGCCGACTTGGCCCGGGCTCGGATGAAGACCAAACGCCCAGCGCTGATCAAGGCACTCGACGGGCGCTTTGATGACCACCACGGCGAACTGGCGCGGATGCTGCTCGACCAGATCGACACCCTCACCGCGCAGATCGACACGCTGACCACCCGCATCGACGACCTGTTGGTGGCCGCCCAACCCAGTGAGAACGACAGCGGCGGGAACCCGACCGGCCACACCACGGCTGGTAGCGGGCTGTCCACCGTCGAACGCCTCGAGGAAATCCCCGGCATCGGCTCGACCGGAGCGCAGATCATCCTGGCTGAAATCGGCCTGGATATGACCCAATTCCCCACTGCCGCACACTTGGTGTCGTGGGCGAAACTGTGCCCGCGCACCATCCAGTCCGGACCTGTGACACGCGGCGGCAAAACCGGCAAGGGCAACCCCTACCTCAAGGGTGCACTCGGTGAGGCCGCCGCAGCGGCGGCCAAGACCGATACCTTCCTGGGCGAACGCTACCGGCGCATCGTCAAACGCCGCGGCAAGCTCAAAGCACTGGTCGCGGTCGCCCGCTCCATCCTCGTCATCGTCTGGCAGTTGCTCTCCGACCCATCGGCCCGATTCCGCGACCTCGGATCCGACTACCACACCAGCCGGATCAACGTCGAACGCCGGATGCGTAATCACATCGCCCAACTCACCGCACTGGGCTACCGCGTCACCGTCGAACCCGCCGCCTGA
- a CDS encoding 3-carboxyethylcatechol 2,3-dioxygenase — protein sequence MSDRRLVVCASHSPGKERDVEQAFGQKFRAALASAADDVRQFDPDLVIVFGGDHRRAFRQVVPTFGVALSASIIAEGRHPAGDLQVASGLARELCEHLLTMGFDIAVCRGIGLDHAFAQPIRDLVGALDAKPVIPVPVNCATAPLPTGCRVAEFGAAVGRFLDGVDQRVLVIGTGGLSHSPPSLEVDTYDLSDEERARLIADGMAEARTKIRPDWDAEVLHAMSTWDVSALARLVDTAHARAGAGANEVRTWVAAGAAGGGRPVRPLVYEPVPEWITGMAVATSRS from the coding sequence ATTTCTGATCGGCGGCTGGTGGTCTGCGCAAGCCATAGTCCGGGCAAGGAGCGCGACGTCGAGCAGGCGTTCGGGCAGAAGTTCCGAGCGGCGCTGGCGTCGGCCGCCGACGACGTCCGCCAGTTCGATCCCGACTTGGTGATCGTGTTCGGCGGTGATCACCGCCGAGCGTTCCGGCAGGTAGTGCCAACATTCGGCGTGGCGCTGTCCGCGTCGATCATCGCCGAAGGGCGTCATCCCGCCGGCGATCTGCAGGTTGCATCCGGACTGGCCCGCGAACTCTGCGAACACCTGCTTACTATGGGCTTCGACATCGCGGTGTGCCGTGGCATCGGACTGGATCATGCATTCGCCCAACCGATTCGAGACCTGGTTGGTGCACTGGATGCCAAGCCGGTCATCCCGGTGCCGGTGAATTGCGCAACCGCCCCACTGCCGACGGGGTGTCGGGTGGCTGAGTTTGGGGCGGCGGTCGGGCGATTCCTCGACGGTGTCGACCAGCGAGTGCTTGTGATCGGGACGGGCGGGCTATCACATTCACCGCCGAGCCTGGAGGTCGACACCTATGACCTCAGCGACGAGGAACGGGCACGGTTGATCGCCGACGGAATGGCGGAAGCGCGCACGAAAATCCGCCCGGACTGGGATGCCGAAGTGCTGCACGCGATGTCGACGTGGGACGTCTCGGCGCTGGCGCGGCTGGTGGACACCGCCCACGCGCGGGCCGGCGCCGGTGCCAACGAGGTCCGGACGTGGGTTGCCGCCGGCGCGGCCGGCGGGGGGCGGCCAGTTCGACCACTGGTCTACGAGCCGGTTCCGGAGTGGATCACCGGCATGGCCGTCGCCACCTCTCGGAGTTGA
- a CDS encoding CaiB/BaiF CoA-transferase family protein, whose product MSRHADDPTGAPLAGITVVSLEQAVAAPYATRQLADLGARVIKVERPDGGDFARGYDRTVHGQSSYFVWLNRGKQSLTLDLKQPAGRQVVHRLLDSADILVQNLAPGASARLGLDATSVGKRHPDVIACTITGYGESGPWRDRKAYDLLVQAEAGLLSITGSPAEAARTGVSIADIAAGMFAFSGLLSALYVRATTGEVRPVSVSLLDALAEWMGQPLYYGHYGTQQSPRTGARHATIAPYGPFIAGDGGTVLLAVQNQPEWQRLCEFVLGRPELVHDARFAANPDRVAHREELESIITAAIASLTADEFQRRLDEAGVATARINDVEQVWNHPVLAGRDRWRRFNTPGGPAEALIPPATLAGVQARIGDVPALGAHSRMILEGLGFSCEEIAELARTRVTTFS is encoded by the coding sequence ATGTCGCGACACGCTGACGATCCGACCGGGGCGCCGTTGGCGGGCATCACGGTGGTGAGTCTGGAACAAGCCGTGGCGGCTCCGTATGCCACGCGCCAACTCGCCGACCTCGGCGCTCGGGTGATCAAGGTCGAGCGCCCCGATGGTGGTGATTTCGCCCGCGGCTACGACCGCACCGTGCATGGCCAGTCGAGCTACTTCGTGTGGCTCAACCGCGGCAAGCAGTCGCTGACGCTGGACCTCAAACAACCCGCGGGCAGGCAGGTCGTGCATCGCCTCCTGGACAGCGCGGACATCCTCGTGCAAAATCTGGCGCCGGGCGCCTCGGCTCGGCTGGGCCTGGACGCCACCTCTGTCGGGAAGCGCCATCCGGACGTGATCGCCTGCACGATAACCGGTTACGGCGAGAGCGGCCCATGGCGCGACCGCAAAGCCTACGACCTGCTGGTACAGGCCGAGGCCGGCCTGTTGTCGATCACCGGCTCCCCGGCGGAGGCGGCTCGGACCGGTGTCTCAATCGCCGACATCGCCGCCGGAATGTTTGCGTTTTCCGGGCTTCTCAGCGCGCTGTACGTGCGTGCCACCACCGGTGAGGTGCGACCGGTATCGGTGTCGTTGCTCGACGCGCTGGCCGAATGGATGGGACAACCGCTGTACTACGGTCACTACGGCACTCAACAATCCCCGCGCACGGGTGCCCGCCACGCAACCATCGCCCCGTACGGTCCCTTCATCGCCGGCGACGGCGGCACGGTGCTGCTGGCGGTTCAGAATCAGCCGGAGTGGCAGCGGCTGTGTGAGTTCGTGTTGGGCAGACCTGAACTGGTGCATGATGCCCGCTTTGCGGCCAACCCCGACCGGGTGGCGCACCGCGAGGAGCTGGAGTCGATCATCACCGCTGCGATCGCTTCGCTGACCGCTGACGAATTTCAGCGTCGGCTCGACGAGGCCGGTGTGGCCACGGCACGGATCAACGACGTCGAACAGGTGTGGAACCATCCGGTGCTGGCCGGGCGGGACCGCTGGCGGCGGTTCAACACACCCGGCGGCCCGGCGGAGGCGCTTATCCCGCCGGCCACATTGGCCGGCGTGCAGGCACGAATCGGCGACGTGCCCGCGCTCGGTGCACACAGCCGAATGATCTTGGAGGGGTTGGGTTTCTCTTGTGAGGAAATCGCTGAGCTGGCCCGAACGCGCGTCACCACGTTCTCCTGA
- a CDS encoding TetR/AcrR family transcriptional regulator: MSDASIVRRASYGPSSPAVGIRGATTRNRIAEVSLELFGRLGFFDTSVDAIAKAAGVSRATLYQYFQGKDEIFLELLDECGSALFRVARRIGPLGPDEVGFDNLNWWLGEWSWVFEKYSTMFIQWTAIASSDTKVGPTIAGFVRSYNHRIAERLAASGVRGIDPEVAAMTMTALVHRVNLYVHTGRAYGYSAKQVMDTLSVFLQLVLFPETPTAVLSSLRLHTVTDPARGVASVVVPPAPDITGLSITERSAALSQRAVATIVALADAGAAQFRERGYRRTSVDDIVDAAAVARGTFYKYFRDKQDLLVATAAEIYDAAKAFADQIASIDPLADVPTLRHWLSAYIDFYDRYSGCIDVWVENTTDDPTVIALGDNGQVLMDIGVATMLIQHPGPYPFDPIISAVIVRALVTRVPQAALDLPAPISGDKVVDLLLSCLRRGFFGAAA; encoded by the coding sequence ATGTCCGATGCGTCGATCGTCCGCCGAGCCAGCTACGGACCGTCCAGCCCGGCGGTCGGCATCCGGGGCGCCACCACGCGCAACCGGATCGCCGAGGTGTCACTCGAGCTGTTCGGCCGCCTCGGATTCTTCGACACCTCCGTCGATGCGATCGCCAAGGCCGCGGGCGTCTCCCGCGCCACGCTCTATCAGTACTTTCAGGGCAAAGACGAAATATTCCTGGAACTGCTCGACGAGTGCGGCAGTGCGCTGTTCCGGGTCGCCCGCCGAATCGGCCCACTAGGACCCGATGAGGTGGGCTTCGACAACCTGAATTGGTGGTTGGGCGAGTGGAGCTGGGTGTTCGAGAAGTACTCCACGATGTTCATCCAATGGACCGCGATCGCATCGTCGGACACCAAGGTGGGCCCGACGATCGCGGGCTTCGTGCGCAGCTACAACCACCGCATCGCCGAGCGGCTGGCCGCCTCCGGTGTGCGCGGCATCGATCCGGAAGTTGCGGCGATGACGATGACCGCGCTGGTGCACCGGGTCAACCTCTACGTCCACACCGGGCGCGCTTACGGATACAGCGCCAAGCAAGTGATGGACACCTTGTCGGTGTTCCTACAACTGGTGCTGTTCCCCGAAACGCCAACCGCGGTCCTGTCGAGCCTGCGGTTGCACACAGTCACAGACCCGGCTCGCGGGGTGGCTTCCGTCGTGGTGCCGCCGGCGCCGGACATCACCGGCTTGTCGATCACCGAGCGCAGCGCCGCGCTGAGCCAGCGCGCCGTCGCTACCATTGTCGCGCTGGCCGACGCGGGCGCGGCGCAGTTCCGCGAACGGGGCTACCGGCGCACCAGCGTGGACGACATCGTCGATGCGGCGGCGGTCGCGCGGGGCACCTTTTACAAGTACTTCCGAGACAAGCAGGATCTGCTGGTGGCCACAGCCGCCGAAATCTATGACGCCGCTAAGGCGTTCGCCGACCAGATCGCCAGCATCGACCCGCTGGCGGATGTGCCGACGTTGCGGCACTGGCTGAGCGCCTACATCGATTTCTACGATCGCTACTCGGGCTGCATCGACGTGTGGGTGGAGAACACCACCGATGACCCGACGGTGATCGCCCTCGGCGACAACGGCCAGGTGCTGATGGATATCGGCGTGGCGACGATGCTGATACAGCACCCAGGCCCCTACCCGTTCGATCCGATCATCTCGGCGGTCATCGTTCGCGCCCTGGTGACCAGGGTCCCGCAGGCCGCGCTGGATCTGCCCGCGCCGATCAGCGGCGACAAGGTCGTCGACCTGCTGCTGAGTTGTCTGCGGCGGGGATTCTTCGGGGCGGCCGCCTAG
- a CDS encoding MaoC/PaaZ C-terminal domain-containing protein, whose protein sequence is MTAADIALTVGAEAPPREFGPLTRQMFVRYAGASGDFNPIHYDDEMARSAGYPSVFAQGMLIAGLLATFATDWLGVANVRRFSVRFREQVWPADVLRCAGRVADIVTEDSGDRVTVELTGTRQGGGIAVTGTADFFIARNASAGGAGDTNRP, encoded by the coding sequence ATGACCGCCGCCGACATTGCACTCACCGTCGGTGCCGAGGCGCCGCCACGGGAGTTCGGACCCTTGACCCGCCAGATGTTCGTGCGCTACGCCGGCGCGTCCGGCGACTTCAATCCCATCCACTACGACGACGAGATGGCCCGCTCGGCCGGCTACCCGTCGGTCTTTGCCCAGGGCATGCTGATCGCCGGCCTGCTGGCGACCTTCGCCACTGATTGGCTGGGCGTCGCCAACGTGCGCCGCTTCAGCGTCCGCTTCCGTGAGCAGGTTTGGCCCGCCGACGTGCTGCGGTGTGCGGGACGGGTCGCTGACATCGTGACAGAGGACAGCGGCGACAGGGTAACGGTGGAGCTGACGGGGACCCGGCAGGGCGGCGGGATCGCCGTCACCGGGACCGCCGACTTCTTCATCGCGCGAAACGCTTCGGCGGGTGGCGCCGGCGACACGAATCGGCCATAA
- a CDS encoding MaoC family dehydratase N-terminal domain-containing protein produces the protein MSSSPGSPADPTSGQPWEVMVERGKIAEFAEATASGNPAHRGPDALIPPTFLTTAGRWAPAGARVSVGFDRKRLLHGEQEYTFYATPPRTGDILSAQERIVDRYEKPGKRGGTMRFATVVTDFRAPDGTLIAQAKATFIETAGR, from the coding sequence ATGAGCTCATCGCCCGGGTCGCCCGCCGACCCGACTTCCGGACAGCCCTGGGAAGTCATGGTCGAACGGGGCAAGATCGCCGAGTTCGCCGAAGCCACGGCGTCCGGGAATCCCGCCCACCGCGGCCCCGATGCCCTCATTCCGCCGACCTTTCTGACCACCGCCGGCCGCTGGGCGCCCGCCGGTGCGCGGGTAAGCGTTGGCTTCGATCGCAAGCGGCTGTTGCACGGCGAGCAGGAGTACACGTTCTACGCCACGCCGCCGCGCACCGGCGACATCCTGAGCGCTCAGGAGCGGATCGTCGATCGGTACGAGAAACCCGGTAAGCGCGGCGGGACGATGCGATTCGCCACCGTTGTCACCGATTTCCGTGCACCCGATGGCACCCTGATCGCCCAGGCCAAGGCCACGTTCATCGAGACGGCAGGACGATGA